One Comamonas endophytica DNA window includes the following coding sequences:
- the rpmF gene encoding 50S ribosomal protein L32 gives MAVQQNKKSPSKRGMHRSHNALNVPGIAVEPTTGETHLRHHISPSGVYRGRQVLKNKSEA, from the coding sequence ATGGCTGTTCAGCAAAACAAGAAATCCCCCTCCAAGCGCGGCATGCACCGTTCGCACAACGCCCTGAACGTGCCCGGCATCGCCGTCGAGCCGACCACGGGTGAAACCCACCTGCGCCACCACATCAGCCCCAGCGGCGTCTACCGCGGCCGCCAAGTGCTGAAGAACAAGTCCGAAGCCTGA
- a CDS encoding YceD family protein: MTKEFSPDRLDVKAFAQAQAHLEGQDPLSRFKRLVLESQGPHDDVQVRWAAQGELRTEPGALSQTWLHLQAEVDLPMVCQRCLTLASIPLDVDRSFRFVADEATAEALDDESEEDLLALSKDFALLELLEDELLMELPVVPMHDVCPESLPLASSDEDFNQATSEKPNPFAALASLRIAKPKPDA; this comes from the coding sequence ATGACCAAGGAATTTTCCCCGGACCGGCTCGATGTCAAGGCGTTTGCGCAGGCGCAGGCGCACCTCGAGGGCCAGGATCCGCTTTCGCGATTCAAACGCCTGGTGCTCGAATCCCAGGGCCCGCACGATGATGTCCAGGTCCGCTGGGCGGCCCAGGGCGAGCTGCGCACCGAGCCCGGGGCGCTGTCGCAGACCTGGCTGCACCTGCAGGCCGAGGTGGACCTGCCGATGGTCTGCCAGCGCTGCCTCACGCTGGCTTCCATCCCCCTGGATGTGGACCGGTCTTTCCGCTTCGTCGCCGATGAAGCCACGGCCGAGGCGCTCGATGATGAAAGTGAGGAGGACCTGCTGGCATTGAGCAAGGACTTCGCGCTGCTCGAGCTGCTCGAGGACGAGCTGCTGATGGAGCTGCCCGTGGTGCCGATGCACGACGTCTGCCCCGAAAGCCTGCCGCTGGCCTCGAGCGACGAGGATTTCAACCAGGCGACGAGCGAGAAGCCCAACCCCTTCGCGGCGCTGGCCAGCCTGCGCATCGCCAAGCCGAAGCCAGACGCCTGA
- a CDS encoding Maf family nucleotide pyrophosphatase encodes MLESPAIPNPLRPRSLILGSTSRYRRELLSRLGLAFETVSPEVDETPALGEAPRALARRLAEAKARAVAALHPEAIVIGSDQVADLAGQPLGKPLTHERAVRQLQAMRGQTVLFETAVSVVCQASGFAQTALATVEVQFRELTDDEIERYLRAEQPYDCAGSAKSEGLGITLLTQIVNDDPTALIGLPLIRTAQLLRAAGLQLP; translated from the coding sequence ATGCTTGAATCCCCTGCCATTCCGAATCCTTTGCGCCCGCGCTCCCTGATCCTGGGCTCGACCTCGCGCTACCGGCGCGAACTGCTGTCGCGCCTGGGCCTTGCGTTCGAGACGGTGTCGCCCGAAGTCGACGAAACCCCGGCGCTGGGCGAGGCCCCGCGCGCGCTGGCGCGGCGCCTGGCCGAAGCCAAGGCGCGCGCCGTGGCCGCGCTGCACCCCGAAGCCATCGTGATCGGCTCCGACCAGGTTGCCGACCTCGCGGGCCAGCCGCTGGGCAAGCCCCTGACCCATGAGCGCGCGGTGCGCCAGCTGCAGGCCATGCGCGGCCAGACGGTGCTTTTCGAGACCGCCGTCAGCGTGGTCTGCCAGGCCAGCGGCTTTGCGCAGACCGCGCTGGCGACGGTGGAAGTGCAGTTCCGCGAGCTGACGGACGACGAGATCGAGCGCTACCTGCGCGCCGAGCAGCCCTACGACTGCGCGGGCAGCGCCAAAAGCGAGGGACTGGGCATCACGCTGCTCACGCAGATCGTCAATGACGACCCGACGGCACTGATCG